A single Thunnus thynnus chromosome 6, fThuThy2.1, whole genome shotgun sequence DNA region contains:
- the mapre1b gene encoding microtubule-associated protein RP/EB family member 1b has translation MAVNVYSTSVTSDNLSRHDMLVWINESLQMNLTKIEMLCSGAAYCQFMDMLFPNSVPLKKVKFGAKLEHEYIHNFKLLQVSFKKMGVDKIIPVDKLVKGKFQDNFEFVQWFKKFFDANYDGKDYDPVEARQGQDAMPTPNPATSAFNKPPKKVLSQAPQRPPVAKVAPKMAPGSARKPGMGGADEERAELLNEMEVLKSTIQDIEKERDFYFGKLRNIELICQEKEGEGDPTLQRIVDILYATDEGFVIPDAEEQEEF, from the exons ATGGCTGTGAACGTGTACTCAACCTCAGTGACCAGTGACAACCTAAGTCGTCACGACATGCTGGTCTGGATCAATGAGTCTCTACAGATGAACCTCACCAAGATTGAAATGTTGTGTTCAG gtGCTGCCTACTGCCAGTTCATGGACATGCTGTTCCCCAACTCTGTGCCTCTGAAGAAAGTTAAATTTGGTGCCAAACTGGAGCACGAGTACATCCATAACTTCAAGCTCCTGCAGGTTTCCTTCAAAAAGATGGGAGTCGACAAA ATCATTCCAGTAGACAAACTGGTGAAGGGGAAGTTCCAGGACAACTTTGAGTTTGTCCAGTGGTTTAAGAAGTTCTTTGACGCCAACTACGACGGAAAGGACTACGACCCAGTGGAGGCGAGACAGGGCCAGGACGCCATGCCCACACCCAACCCGGCCACCTCAGCTTTCAACAAACCCCCTAAAAAGGTTCTCAGTCAAG CTCCTCAGAGGCCACCTGTTGCCAAGGTAGCACCCAAGATGGCTCCTGGCAGCGCGAGGAAGCCCGGTATGGGAGGAGCCGACGAGGAGAGGGCAGAGCTCCTGAACGAG ATGGAGGTTCTGAAATCTACCATTCAGGACATCGAGAAGGAGAGAGACTTTTATTTCGGTAAGCTGCGGAACATTGAGTTGATTTGTCAGGAGAAGGAAGGCGAAGGCGACCCGACGCTGCAGAGGATCGTAGACATCCTCTACGCCACAGAT gaGGGGTTCGTGATACCGGACgctgaggagcaggaggagtttTAA